The sequence TCTAGATACACTTTCACATTTAAAATACACAACCCACCACAAGCATCAAGCAATACTGCAAAGCCTATTTAACTTTGCAGTTGAGCAAGGGTATATAAAATCCAACCCAATTCGGGGATTAAAACAGCGTCCCCCACAACGAGAAAAAGGCGAACATAAAAGCGACGATACAATAAAATACCTAACACCCTCACAGCTAAATATACTCTACAAAGTAACCAAAGATGACCTGCGGATGTCTGCAATAATTCATTTATTGCATCGCACAGGATGCAGAATTGGAGAGCTTTTAGCCCTGAATTTATCAGACCTAGATATCAAAAATCAAAAATTTCAGGTATTGGGAAAAGGAAACAAACAGCGTTGGTGCTTTTATAGTGATGATGCAGCCAAATCCCTAGATCAATATTTCCAGAACTCACGCCATAAAAATATCGAGGCACTGTTTACAGCACAACATCCAGTCACCCTCAAAGTCAGTAGAATTAGCTACTACACATTGCACGACTATTGGCAAAAAATCACCAGCACATATTCGGAATTAAACGGTGTTCGTATCCATGATTTACG is a genomic window of Tolypothrix sp. NIES-4075 containing:
- a CDS encoding tyrosine-type recombinase/integrase, translated to MKQAVTLATVAVKFLERTGLAPSTIKTYEITLLSLLAEYGSWSIEIISKQTLVEYLDTLSHLKYTTHHKHQAILQSLFNFAVEQGYIKSNPIRGLKQRPPQREKGEHKSDDTIKYLTPSQLNILYKVTKDDLRMSAIIHLLHRTGCRIGELLALNLSDLDIKNQKFQVLGKGNKQRWCFYSDDAAKSLDQYFQNSRHKNIEALFTAQHPVTLKVSRISYYTLHDYWQKITSTYSELNGVRIHDLRHTYATERVGLISIEELRSLMGHESIQTTLRYQKVTSQKAESAARHALSILINPDS